One part of the Sciurus carolinensis chromosome 4, mSciCar1.2, whole genome shotgun sequence genome encodes these proteins:
- the Dppa3 gene encoding developmental pluripotency-associated protein 3, protein MSENEENFPEDSVDSHPVNSEMLTKQLHNLTLNPCAKRPSPLPEGPPQPQDRSERILREVRRGFPYRRRGVRTLLSARKERVAKWRYLLSVRFSQLEREQQRTNNLKGVQSESRSVPFKCTCSYCVYHGWDPSENARIGYDYDTESI, encoded by the exons ATgtctgaaaatgaagaaaatttcccCGAAGATTCAG tggacTCTCATCCAGTCAATTCAGAAATGCTAACAAAGCAACTTCATAACTTGACTCTGAATCCTTGTGCTAAACGCCCTTCCCCTCTGCCAGAAGGTCCACCCCAACCACAGGACAGAAGTGAGAGGATCTTACGGGAGGTCAGAAGAGGCTTTCCCTACAGGCGTCGAGGAGTCCGAACATTGTTATCTGCACGGAAAGAACGTGTGGCAAAATGGAGATATCTCCTAAGTGTAAGATTTTCCCAG cTTGAAAGAGAGCAACAAAGAACCAACAATCTTAAGGGAGTTCag AGTGAATCACGAAGTGTACCATTCAAATGTACCTGCAGTTATTGCGTATATCATGGATGGGATCCTTCTGAGAATGCTAGAATAGGGTATGATTATGACACAGAGTCAATATAG